A part of Chloroflexota bacterium genomic DNA contains:
- a CDS encoding type II secretion system F family protein has translation MNLAVVAAASSAAGVVALVLAFAPVRRPSDSPARSWVQRRLNPIADYLHEAGVAVAPPIFLLISGGTFTVGAVAGGLVAPPLVPVGAIVGAIAPWVVLRTAVGRARARADREALVLLRLLGAHLRAGATYIEALRAAAEGVATPQVRDDLAWVANRFRLDRPLHGSLAAVAARTPGRHLRLAYRVLARAIEHGVAGRRAVTALEGLEATVAANLRAHEDLRAKTRGLRIQIVVVAVAIPVIHLYLRGTNPESFTVMDEPLGQYVLLPGAVMCEVFGLYLWRRFTRAQA, from the coding sequence GTGAATCTCGCCGTCGTCGCCGCCGCGTCATCCGCGGCCGGCGTCGTTGCGCTTGTGCTGGCGTTTGCGCCGGTCCGCCGGCCCTCCGACTCGCCCGCCCGCAGCTGGGTTCAGCGTCGCCTCAATCCTATTGCCGACTACCTGCATGAAGCCGGAGTGGCGGTGGCGCCACCAATCTTCCTGCTGATCAGCGGCGGGACATTCACGGTTGGGGCGGTCGCCGGTGGACTGGTGGCTCCGCCGCTCGTGCCGGTGGGAGCAATTGTCGGGGCGATCGCTCCTTGGGTGGTACTCCGCACTGCCGTTGGGCGGGCACGGGCGCGCGCCGATCGCGAGGCGCTCGTCCTGCTGCGGTTGCTGGGCGCCCACCTGCGGGCGGGCGCTACCTACATTGAAGCGCTGCGAGCTGCCGCTGAGGGCGTGGCGACGCCGCAGGTGCGAGACGATCTGGCGTGGGTCGCCAATCGGTTCAGGTTGGACCGGCCACTGCATGGGTCGTTGGCTGCGGTCGCTGCGCGGACACCGGGCCGCCACCTGCGCCTGGCCTATCGCGTGCTGGCACGGGCCATCGAGCACGGCGTGGCCGGACGGCGTGCGGTGACCGCGCTCGAGGGCCTTGAGGCGACCGTCGCCGCGAACCTCCGTGCGCACGAGGACCTGCGGGCCAAGACCCGCGGCCTGCGGATTCAGATCGTCGTAGTTGCCGTGGCGATCCCGGTCATTCATCTGTATCTGCGGGGGACGAACCCGGAGTCGTTCACCGTCATGGACGAGCCCTTGGGGCAGTATGTGCTGCTCCCGGGAGCCGTGATGTGTGAAGTTTTCGGGCTGTACCTGTGGCGACGCTTCACTCGAGCGCAAGCATGA
- a CDS encoding type II secretion system F family protein, whose amino-acid sequence MSGPAVITAMAAAGAVSILVSVALSWVADLFGGARQRRVLRLTEADSQAATRPPAGMAGNIGAMLDVVGRRIGRHQHLVSAQDLRDAGLESAWVTPRTVVAMKLLFGGSVGAALALLIPWVPAMMVGAPIAGLLAFVAPSIVIDARKASRRKRILAEVPDVIAELRGLISTGMGVERALHMLVEDDASDAASTELVREIRRTMAAYGLGVPLTVALQEASDRLGSPEFEAFVLAIKQARRLGAELEAVLDQHEVGLRAQRQNAVDAAVASQEAKAQLVIAISFLPAFMLLIFVPMLLSIAKGLFG is encoded by the coding sequence ATGAGCGGCCCAGCAGTGATTACCGCGATGGCGGCTGCCGGTGCCGTGAGCATTCTGGTGTCCGTCGCGCTCAGCTGGGTCGCCGACTTGTTCGGTGGAGCCCGCCAGCGCCGGGTGCTTCGTTTGACGGAGGCCGACTCCCAGGCCGCGACCCGGCCACCCGCGGGTATGGCCGGCAACATCGGCGCAATGCTCGACGTCGTCGGCCGGCGAATCGGTCGCCATCAGCACCTGGTCAGCGCGCAGGATCTCCGTGACGCAGGCCTTGAGTCGGCGTGGGTGACGCCGCGGACCGTGGTAGCCATGAAGCTGTTGTTTGGCGGGAGCGTGGGCGCGGCGCTAGCCCTTCTGATCCCTTGGGTGCCGGCCATGATGGTGGGCGCGCCAATCGCGGGGCTCCTGGCCTTCGTGGCGCCCTCCATCGTGATCGACGCTCGCAAGGCCTCTCGTCGCAAGCGGATCCTGGCCGAGGTGCCGGACGTGATTGCCGAGTTGCGTGGACTGATCAGCACTGGGATGGGCGTCGAGCGTGCGCTGCACATGTTGGTGGAGGACGACGCGTCGGACGCGGCATCTACCGAGCTGGTCCGTGAGATCCGGCGGACGATGGCCGCTTACGGCCTCGGGGTACCGCTGACCGTGGCCCTCCAAGAGGCGTCCGACCGATTGGGATCACCCGAGTTCGAGGCTTTCGTGCTGGCGATCAAGCAGGCGCGCCGGCTAGGTGCGGAGCTCGAGGCCGTCCTGGATCAGCATGAAGTGGGACTGCGGGCCCAGCGGCAGAATGCTGTCGACGCGGCGGTGGCGTCGCAGGAGGCCAAGGCCCAACTCGTGATCGCTATTTCTTTC